In Pseudomonas sp. PDNC002, the DNA window TGAATAGTCACCGACCACGGCGTCGAGCGAAATATCCAACAGCGTCGCGCGTGCACGCACGCACTCTGGCAAACAAACACACAAGAACCGAGACCGCCATGAACGTCGAGCAGATCGTCGATTTCGCCCAGGCCACCACCGCCCCCGAACACTACCGCCCCGCCCCGGACCGCATCATCAAGGGCGACCCGGCGCAGAACGTACGCAACCACTACTCCAGCGGCTGCGGCCAGTTCAACGTGGGCATCTGGGAAGGCGAGCCGGGCCACTGGAACGTCAGCTACACCGAGCACGAATACTGCGAGATCCTCCAGGGCGTGTCGGTGATCCGTGATGCCAACGGCGGCGCCAAGACCGTGCGCGTCGGCGATCGCTTCGTCATCCCGGCCGGCTTCAGCGGCACCTGGGAAGTGCTGGAGCCCTGCCGCAAGGTCTACGTGATCTTCGAACAGAAGGCCTGATCCCCCAGGCATGAAAAAGCCCGCCAGTA includes these proteins:
- a CDS encoding cupin domain-containing protein, coding for MNVEQIVDFAQATTAPEHYRPAPDRIIKGDPAQNVRNHYSSGCGQFNVGIWEGEPGHWNVSYTEHEYCEILQGVSVIRDANGGAKTVRVGDRFVIPAGFSGTWEVLEPCRKVYVIFEQKA